From Theileria orientalis strain Shintoku DNA, chromosome 4, complete genome, the proteins below share one genomic window:
- a CDS encoding uncharacterized protein (actin-binding FH2 domain containing protein) yields MEYIDTRDLSSLDASSIHRLNVASRLTDLPMNNDSNISPNALGMSVKMDLEKRRSTQTQAERQTMYAGHFNRTKLHGMSDEISEAANIMKKLNNSSSSLLFREALATRMRLRTMALRNFSKHNYSDALLEAHYSLLLAKKFHLQTRNTPLCGEMAMELLILSKCYSHIGHFNKGRDHLAEFKFLVENTLLGYTGGEQSLSADAKYAIIDCDKKLFLNIVYLLAEILTGYGMWEDAEVFFSKYLTLYTQIYGETDVGLSNALNSVCIYMLKSKQYLKALPLCIKSLNILKTHYGDYESDAPNMRVADAYNNLGIVYRLMENPVDALQQFFKAIDMKMRILDDRNHPAIQDIFLSIGCCLHVLGHFTTAAAIYREVYVTRSDNLGNNHSSTIAVKQLLKDLERDILIKSEANKAEEEQVEKKNKLDKESEVKQTTPLRTTPAPYVDVSRITALYSTKLENVKTKQAKIDICDEVLYPTDRLVDLSKKLSLEIQNLPVINVPLLSRGTLYMKDGLPAMSLNPEAEDMLRRWGFNPPNVDFYGEFDKSFTTEDGIALYIPIVDERKNLLMGYHDKPLYVPNPAVYHTAKQQSRIKSSLILKIGKFSTKQVEGESSQDSVKSRVVEFERMKSGAVVDKPKVIEEPIETVAMTELLKNRVKNPQNSKFLAKIGALQNINVKKISPQFNNAMLKKSTTAIKMAKQITKRVAFKELHPAPKHKAMMATRSDIDDNENVIDVDVIGQTNITDFNMEYFSANAFENIKHGKKHADYDSTLININSPFLSDNNDVNKLQMVADRQRFEIDLKERMNGLSNISERESDDNETVMSNQTPVSCSDTPMSSDFESFNDYALTNMVFTAPITGASMEVDGPLPQLKMTRLASKPVVEQKLPIIIRNQNDVLPVEVARRVKMIRTTVDTMLSNLTDEIGEESKNKDGNESANNKEVNVTENVASTDDNKAALMNSLTTKTPGAKLVPPPKITTKLPGLTKAPAPKVPMTSGQTDATSGPSTTGASDSATEKDGEGKQVHNKNMCVLLDSEGNELAYVPWTIDLVSLSLARSCLQEDFLNRYAFLAKVNKEFLRKKQFTFGVETDEERKKNELLLCRMLLAGQGLEELGFAKIATSIQAISKDLTGGLTFKVPNSVLENMKQQQQLLEKQQKELDEKKKKEDLSKKEVAAKKMPPPPGAKKAPPPPGGKKAPPPLKTKGPPGVPGKKGIPKGGKKAPVKAVESNVRRFFWDPIFGDDAKDTMFTKQIVAPKVESADIEESFAKAAPKQKEKAQESKPKFIQLLPDSKRSYNMNIGLSKFSKHTFNEIREAIVHLDPNILTTEATESLLLLLPNNEELSIVSEFVKSGGDLSAVDKPEQFVASMVGIPIMKQRLECHQTALTFKDNYNEIYGPLETILDSCEAVMSSIKLNILSNFILSVGNTLNEGDPKKGNAEGFKPTTYPKLNDFRTTTKPSKTLLQYICDMVGDEDETVLDLLNDLRSLDAASKVDVVALDEKMNRFKNDLTKIKNAINLAQNAKSDYKDHFPSIMNEFLRDAEPKVNSLAKHYQDVMATFKETVRFSGYTEKEVDKIRPNELFKYIWSFAQSVEQCRKQREDARKKMEKKALSQSKAEEKKQAKQQPKNTKLTSVPKLLNNDMVNIVKSL; encoded by the exons ATGGAATATATAGATACGAGAGATTTGTCTAGTTTGGACGCTTCGTCCATTCACAGGCTGAACGTGGCCTCGCGCCTGACTGACCTACCGATGAACAATGACAGTAATATTTCCCCTAACGCGCTGGGAATGTCGGTAAAAATGGACCTGGAGAAGCGAAGATCGACCCAAACGCAAGCGGAGAGGCAGACCATGTACGCAGGACACTTCAACAGAACAAAACTCCACGGAATGTCAGATGAAATCTCGGAAGCGGCCAATATAATGAAGAAACTAAACAACAGCTCTAGTTCCCTGTTGTTTAGAGAGGCCCTTGCGACCAGGATGCGTCTTCGCACAATGGCGCTGAGGAATTTCTCGAAACACAACTACAGTGATGCGCTGCTTGAAGCACACTATTCTCTGCTCTTGGCGAAGAAGTTTCACCTGCAAACGAGGAACACGCCGCTTTGTGGCGAAATGGCAATGGAGTTGTTGATTCTGAGCAAGTGTTACTCGCATATAGGCCACTTTAACAAGGGCAGAGACCACCTGGCGGAGTTCAAGTTCCTAGTCGAAAACACGCTTTTGGGGTACACGGGCGGTGAACAGTCGCTTTCGGCAGATGCTAAATATGCAATAATAGACTGCGACAAGAAGCTGTTTTTGAACATAGTATACCTCCTAGCAGAAATATTGACTGGCTACGGAATGTGGGAGGACGCAGAGGTCTTCTTTTCGAAATACTTAACGCTGTACACGCAGATATACGGAGAAACTGACGTGGGTCTGAGCAATGCGCTGAACAGCGTCTGCATATATATGCTAAAGAGTAAGCAGTATTTGAAGGCGCTCCCGCTTTGTATAAAGTCTCTGAACATACTGAAGACGCACTACGGAGACTATGAGTCGGATGCACCTAACATGAGAGTGGCGGACGCTTATAATAACTTGGGAATAGTGTACAGGCTTATGGAAAACCCAGTGGATGCACTCCAGCAATTTTTTAAGGCGATCGACATGAAGATGAGAATCTTGGACGATAGAAACCACCCAGCAATACAGGACATATTCCTGTCAATAGGGTGTTGTCTTCACGTCCTCGGCCACTTTACAACGGCCGCAGCAATATACAGAGAAGTGTATGTGACCAGGTCGGATAACTTGGGAAACAACCATTCCTCAACAATAGCAGTGAAGCAGCTGCTTAAGGATCTAGAACGTGACATATTAATTAAGTCTGAGGCAAATAAAGCTGAAGAGGAACAGGtagaaaaaaagaataaacttGATAAGGAATCGGAAGTTAAGCAGACAACACCATTGAGGACTACACCAGCGCCATACGTTGACGTTTCGAGGATAACAGCGCTGTATTCAACAAAGTTGGAAAACGTAAAGACGAAGCAGGCGAAGATAGACATTTGTGACGAGGTGCTTTATCCAACAGACAGGTTGGTAGACTTGTCGAAAAAGCTTAGCTTGGAAATACAAAACTTGCCAGTTATAAACGTGCCACTTCTGTCGAGAGGGACGCTGTACATGAAAGATGGGCTCCCAGCAATGTCTCTTAACCCGGAAGCTGAAGATATGCTGAGGAGGTGGGGATTCAATCCGCCAAACGTGGACTTCTACGGAGAGTTCGACAAGTCCTTTACGACGGAAGACGGAATCGCGCTTTACATACCTATAGTAGACGAGAGgaagaacctgctgatgGGATACCACGATAAGCCTCTGTACGTGCCGAACCCGGCAGTGTATCACACAGCGAAGCAGCAATCGAGAATAAAGAGCAGCCTGAT CCTGAAAATAGGAAAATTCTCAACTAAACAAGTAGAAG GAGAGAGTTCCCAAGATTCAGTTAAGAGCAGAGTCGTGGAGTTTGAGAGAATGAAGAGTGGAGCTGTAGTGGATAAGCCGAAGGTGATTGAAGAGCCAATAGAAACGGTGGCAATGACAGAGTTGCTGAAGAATAGAGTTAAGAATCCGCAAAACAGTAAGTTCCTGGCAAAGATAGGAGCGTTGcaaaacataaatgtaaaGAAAATATCTCCGCAATTTAACAACGCAATGCTGAAGAAGTCGACCACAGCAATTAAGATGGCGAAGCAAATAACGAAGAGAGTGGCGTTCAAGGAATTGCACCCAGCACCAAAACACAAGGCAATGATGGCAACAAGATCAGACATAGATGATAATGAGAATGTGATTGACGTTGATGTTATAGGACAAACAAACATAACGGATTTCAACATGGAATATTTTAGCGCAAACGCCTTTGAAAACATTAAGCATGGTAAAAAGCACGCCGATTACGACTCGACTCTAATTAACATCAATTCACCGTTCTTGTCTGACAACAACGATGTCAATAAGCTTCAAATGGTCGCAGATAGGCAAAGATTTGAAATTGATCTTAAGGAGAGAATGAACGGACTTTCAAATATATCTGAAAGGGAAAGTGACGACAACGAGACTGTCATGTCGAATCAGACGCCAGTGTCATGCTCGGATACGCCAATGAGTTCGGATTTTGAATCATTCAACGACTATGCTCTAACGAACATGGTCTTTACAGCTCCAATCACAGGAGCTTCAATGGAAGTGGACGGACCTCTACCTCAACTTAAAATGACAAGGCTTGCGTCAAAGCCAGTTGTTGAGCAAAAGTTGCCCATAATAATAAGAAACCAGAACGATGTGCTGCCAGTGGAAGTTGCAAGAAGAGTTAAGATGATAAGAACAACTGTAGATACGATGCTGTCTAATTTAACTGATGAAATAGGCGAagaatcaaaaaataaggaTGGTAACGAGTCagcaaataataaagaagtGAATGTAACTGAAAATGTTGCTTCCACAGATGATAATAAAGCAGCTCTTATGAATAGTTTGACAACAAAAACGCCAGGCGCCAAGCTAGTCCCTCCACCTAAGATAACGACAAAGTTGCCAGGTTTAACAAAAGCACCAGCACCAAAAGTTCCAATGACTTCTGGGCAAACGGATGCAACAAGTGGTCCTTCCACAACTGGTGCCAGTGACTCTGCCACTGAAAAGGATGGTGAAGGCAAGCAGGtacataataaaaacatgtGCGTGTTGCTGGATTCTGAGGGAAATGAACTGGCATATGTGCCATGGACGATAGATTTGGTGTCATTATCCCTGGCAAGATCGTGCCTGCAAGAAGACTTCCTGAACAGATACGCGTTCCTGGCAAAGGTGAACAAGGAGTTTCTGAGAAAGAAGCAGTTCACGTTTGGAGTTGAAACTGACGAagaaaggaagaaaaatGAGCTCCTGCTGTGTAGAATGCTGTTGGCAGGCCAAGGGCTCGAGGAGTTGGGATTCGCGAAGATAGCAACCTCGATCCAGGCAATATCGAAGGACCTGACGGGAGGACTAACGTTTAAGGTGCCAAACTCAGTGTTGGAGAACATGAAGCAGCAACAGCAGCTGTTAGAAAAACAGCAGAAGGAATTGgatgagaagaagaagaaggaagaccTCTCTAAGAAAGAAGTGGCAGCGAAGAAGATGCCGCCGCCTCCAGGCGCTAAGAAGGCACCTCCGCCACCAGGAGGGAAGAAGGCGCCACCACCGCTGAAGACGAAGGGGCCTCCAGGAGTGCCAGGAAAGAAGGGAATACCGAAGGGAGGCAAGAAGGCGCCTGTGAAGGCGGTCGAGTCGAATGTGAGGAGGTTCTTTTGGGACCCGATCTTCGGAGACGACGCCAAGGACACAATGTTCACGAAGCAGATTGTCGCGCCGAAGGTGGAGAGCGCAGACATAGAGGAGTCGTTTGCAAAGGCGGCGccgaagcagaaggagaaggcGCAGGAATCTAAGCCAAAG tttattcaACTCTTGCCGGATTCAAAGAGAAGCTACAACATGAACATCGGTCTGAGCAAATTCAGCAAACACACATTCAACGAGATCAGAGAAGCGATAGTGCACCTGGACCCAAAT ATATTGACCACGGAGGCAACGGAGAGTTtattgttgctgttgcCTAACAACGAAGAGTTGTCGATAGTATCggaatttgttaaatcggGCGGTGATTTGTCGGCAGTGGATAAGCCTGAGCAGTTTGTAGCGTCGATGGTTGGAATACCGATCATGAAGCAGCGACTTGAGTGCCACCAGACAGCTTTGACATTTAAAGACAACTACAATGAGATATACGGCCCGCTCGAAACAATATTGGACTCGTGCGAAGCAGTGATGAGTTCAATTAAGTTGAACATACTCTCCAACTTCATATTATCAGTGGGAAACACGCTCAACGAGGGGGATCCTAAGAAGGGTAACGCTGAGGGATTTAAGCCCACAACATATCCAAAGTTGAACGACTTTAGAACGACAACGAAGCCGTCGAAGACACTATTGCAATACATATGCGAT ATGGTTGGAGATGAAGATGAAACGGTATTGGACCTGTTGAATGACTTGAGGAGCTTGGACGCAGCGTCTAAGGTAGATGTCGTGGCACTGGACGAGAAGATGAATCGGTTCAAGAACGACCTGAcgaaaattaaaaacgCAATTAACCTGGCGCAAAACGCAAAGAGCGACTACAAGGACCATTTCCCATCGATCATGAATGAGTTCTTGAGAGACGCGGAGCCTAAAGTGAACTCTCTGGCAAAGCACTACCAAGAC gTCATGGCCACGTTTAAAGAAACCGTTAGGTTCAGCGGATACACTGAAAAGGAGGTGGACAAAATTAGGCCAAATGAACTGTTTAAGTACATATGGTCGTTTGCCCAGTCAGTGGAGCAATGCAGAAAGCAAAGAGAAGATGcaaggaagaagatggagAAGAAGGCACTATCTCAATCGAAGGCGgaagagaagaagcaggCGAAGCAGCAGCCGAAAAACACAAAGTTGACATCAGTGCCAAAGTTACTGAACAATGACATGGTCAACATTGTTAAATCactgtaa